Part of the Cohnella candidum genome, ACGTCAAATTGACGGAAGAAGATTTCCGTCAAGTGGATCTCGTATCGCCGAGTCCTTATAAAGACTTTTCTCAAGACGGCAGCTTCTGGTTCCAGGAACCGCGGGCCTACCGATTCAAGTAACGATGAAAACAGCCGCCTACCGATCCAAGATCGGCAGGCGGCTGTTTTCCGTCCTAACGCAAAATTATCGCAATTGCATCCGGAACGCTCCCGTCTTCCTCAACCCAAGCCAGAGCTCCCTTTTCGTCTCGTCGTACGTCCACTCACCGTCTTCCGCAGCGCCGGACAGTTCCACGGAGGCGGGTTTGCGCGCCATGTGCTTCACGACGACCTGCAGCGGCTTACCGCCATCCTCCAACTCGTCATGCAGAGAGTTCGCCGTAAGCGTTGCTCCCTCGCCGCTCTCCTCCCAGGCGAACTCCAGCAGCCGATAAGCCCCTTCGCGATAAGCGAACGTTTTCCCGTCATCCTCGAACAGACGGAAGCGGCTCGCGCCTGAAGCGCCGGCGTACACCTCCAGCGTCAACTCCCCGTTACCGACCTCGTCGGCGAACTGGCCACCCGCTTCCTTCACGGGAATGATCGCTCCCGCTTTCACGAACAGCGGCATCGACTCCAGCGGCGCTTCCGCCAACACATGTCTTCCTCCCGCGTACCGTTCACCCGTCCGGTGATCGTACCACACGCCTTCGGGCAGATAGACCGCCCTCGCCGTCACGCCGGGACGGCACACCGGCGCCGCCAGCAGGAATTCTCCAACCAGGAACTGGTCGCTCAAGTTCGTGACCAGAGGATCCCCCGGATATTCGAGCAGCAACGGTCTTAGAACCGGGAGCCCGGACGCGGAGGCCTCATAGAAGAGAGAGTAGAGGTATGGCATCAGCCGGTACCGAAACCGGATGTACTCGCGGCAAATCGCTTCCACCTGCTCCCCGAACCTCCACGGCTCCTGGCGGGAGGTATCGATCGCGCTGTGGTTCCGGCAGAACGGGAACAGCGCCCCCATTTGCGTCCAGCGGGCGAGCAGCTCCCCTGAGGAATGGTGCGAGAAGCCGCCGATGTCGGCGCCGGCGAACGCCACGCCGGACAATCCCAGATTCAGCACCATCGGGATGCTCATCTCCAGGTGCTCCCAATAGCTGCGGTTGTCCCCCGTCCACACCGCGGCATACCGCTGAATGCCTGCGTAACCGGCGCGCGTGAGCACGAACGGCCGCTCGCCGCCGAGCCCCCGGGCCATGCCCTCGTAGGTCGCCTTGGACATCAGCATCCCGTACAGGTTGTGCAGCTCCCCGTGGGTTTTCGGGCGGCCGTTGTTGCGGTGAACGACGTCGAGGTCCATCGTTTTGGTCGTGTCGTTAAACACCGAAGGCTCGTTCATGTCGTTCCAGATGCCCGATATGCCGTGGTCGATATAGAATCGGTGCAAGTCCCCCCACCATTCGGCGGCGCGATCGTCGGTATAGTCCGTGAAGGCGCTCGGCCCGGGCCAGACGTTGCCGATGAACAGGTCCCCCTCCAGTTTCTTGCAGAAATAGCCCTCGGCAACGCCCTCTTGATAGACGGCATAATTCGGGTCCTTCTTCACCCCGGGGTCGACGATCGGCACGATGCGGAAGCCCATCTCCGCCAGCTCCGCCGTCATCGCCTTCGGATCCGGAAACCGCTCCG contains:
- a CDS encoding TIM-barrel domain-containing protein, whose amino-acid sequence is MLTSEAIHPEQNRPGSDRIAGRRIGRIRRVERTEQEILVFGERANLAFRLAGEGILRVKLFFSAMPDWETTPAVLASPGVPMEAEVQETETGYDMQAGSFRLSLHKENSSLVVRDARGDRLLGEAEWSWERERITLTVRAEADSHYYGLGEKTGFFDKKGESYRMWNSDVYEPHVPDIDALYQSIPFLVHFRKGGRASGVFLDNPGKTTFDMRSRADAYSIAADSGAMDLYLVDGPGLKDVVSRYTDLTGRTAMPPRWALGYQQSRYSYMDQEEVLELARTFRSKGIPCDVIYLDIHYMDEYRVFTWDPERFPDPKAMTAELAEMGFRIVPIVDPGVKKDPNYAVYQEGVAEGYFCKKLEGDLFIGNVWPGPSAFTDYTDDRAAEWWGDLHRFYIDHGISGIWNDMNEPSVFNDTTKTMDLDVVHRNNGRPKTHGELHNLYGMLMSKATYEGMARGLGGERPFVLTRAGYAGIQRYAAVWTGDNRSYWEHLEMSIPMVLNLGLSGVAFAGADIGGFSHHSSGELLARWTQMGALFPFCRNHSAIDTSRQEPWRFGEQVEAICREYIRFRYRLMPYLYSLFYEASASGLPVLRPLLLEYPGDPLVTNLSDQFLVGEFLLAAPVCRPGVTARAVYLPEGVWYDHRTGERYAGGRHVLAEAPLESMPLFVKAGAIIPVKEAGGQFADEVGNGELTLEVYAGASGASRFRLFEDDGKTFAYREGAYRLLEFAWEESGEGATLTANSLHDELEDGGKPLQVVVKHMARKPASVELSGAAEDGEWTYDETKRELWLGLRKTGAFRMQLR